In Aliamphritea ceti, a single window of DNA contains:
- a CDS encoding SDR family NAD(P)-dependent oxidoreductase has product MRILITGGTSGIGQQLAMKLSAGGHYIDVIGGTNQVKGMNLVALSQGRINYYPADLGNIGDVKRVAAEYLAEHNSLDCLVLNAGVYQREPVVDDLGVDKAFVVNYLHRFMLLLLLRPLLLNAEDARVLINGSLNVGGLDLDEQVFGRQYSGMKGMNEAFKANALMAYWLNHQCAYGIDIDAINPGFVNTKMARKGNWLMRLMRDWFAISPAQAADKMHQLLLTSRLSFGGSYFNGLRDIGYRRSVTKQQHDFENLWQQSLRLANMQQPYWAGLPSVENSAGQKKLVIG; this is encoded by the coding sequence ATGCGTATTCTAATAACCGGCGGTACATCCGGTATAGGCCAGCAACTGGCAATGAAACTGTCAGCTGGAGGGCATTATATTGATGTGATTGGTGGTACGAATCAGGTTAAAGGTATGAACCTGGTTGCGCTGAGTCAGGGGCGCATTAACTATTACCCTGCTGATCTTGGCAATATAGGTGATGTGAAACGGGTGGCTGCAGAATACCTGGCAGAGCATAATTCGCTGGATTGTCTGGTGTTGAATGCCGGGGTGTATCAACGTGAACCTGTTGTGGATGACTTGGGTGTGGATAAAGCTTTCGTCGTCAATTACCTGCATCGTTTCATGCTACTGCTTTTGCTACGCCCTTTATTACTTAATGCAGAGGATGCCAGGGTGCTGATAAATGGCAGTTTGAATGTTGGTGGCTTGGATCTGGATGAGCAGGTTTTTGGCCGGCAGTATAGCGGTATGAAAGGTATGAACGAGGCATTCAAAGCTAATGCACTTATGGCTTACTGGCTGAATCATCAATGCGCTTATGGCATAGATATTGATGCGATTAATCCGGGGTTTGTGAACACAAAGATGGCCCGAAAAGGTAATTGGCTGATGCGTTTAATGAGGGACTGGTTTGCTATATCGCCGGCGCAGGCAGCAGATAAAATGCATCAGCTGCTGCTAACTTCGCGATTGTCGTTTGGCGGTAGCTATTTTAACGGCCTTCGGGATATCGGTTATCGTCGCAGCGTGACCAAACAACAGCATGATTTTGAGAATCTGTGGCAACAAAGCCTGCGGTTGGCAAATATGCAGCAACCATATTGGGCGGGGCTGCCTTCAGTTGAAAATAGTGCCGGGCAAAAAAAACTCGTTATTGGCTGA
- a CDS encoding helix-turn-helix domain-containing protein: MQEISAYLATALKQARKDQGLSLDKAAAATGVSKAMLGQIERQESSPTLATLWKIASGLHVSMSSLQGPALNPEENRPRNAAELREQPTQDRVLVASLFPFDPALGFEMFELTLLPEYERYAEPHEPGVIEHVIVIEGSIEIFTDNQWHLLSKGDALRFAADKPHGYRNLQDCSGVFHNLIHYPKR; encoded by the coding sequence ATGCAGGAAATCAGTGCCTACCTTGCCACAGCCCTGAAACAGGCGCGTAAAGATCAGGGCCTCAGTCTGGATAAAGCCGCAGCAGCAACCGGCGTCAGTAAGGCAATGCTAGGTCAGATAGAGCGTCAGGAATCCAGCCCGACACTGGCGACTTTGTGGAAAATAGCCAGCGGGCTGCACGTCAGTATGTCGAGCTTACAAGGACCCGCATTAAACCCTGAAGAAAACCGTCCCCGTAACGCCGCAGAACTGCGCGAACAACCGACACAAGACCGGGTACTGGTAGCCTCACTGTTTCCATTTGATCCGGCACTGGGATTTGAAATGTTTGAGCTGACACTCCTGCCAGAATACGAACGCTATGCTGAACCTCATGAACCCGGTGTCATAGAACATGTGATCGTCATTGAAGGTAGCATCGAAATTTTTACAGATAATCAATGGCATTTACTCAGCAAAGGCGATGCACTGAGATTCGCTGCAGATAAACCTCATGGATATCGTAATTTGCAAGATTGTTCCGGGGTTTTCCACAACCTGATTCACTATCCAAAGCGCTGA
- a CDS encoding SDR family NAD(P)-dependent oxidoreductase — MNPIELKSFTQGMNVAVIGANGALGGAIVSTLSALAGVDKVYAFSRQRENSFDTEYPEKVISRVLDPLNEQALADAVADIDTPLDMVLVTTGLLHHGQLQPEKRLEEISGNNFLQLMQVNALVPMLVARYFLPLFHPRRRSVFAALSARVGSISDNRLGGWYSYRASKAALNMLLKNMAIEVRRTRSEMIVCGLHPGTVDSHLSQPFQRNVPSDKLFTAEYSAACLLQVIDQLSPEDSGQVFAWDGQPVGA; from the coding sequence ATGAATCCTATTGAGCTGAAGAGCTTTACACAAGGTATGAATGTAGCAGTAATTGGTGCTAATGGCGCGCTTGGCGGAGCCATAGTGAGTACCCTTTCTGCGCTTGCCGGAGTAGATAAAGTGTATGCCTTTTCCCGCCAACGGGAGAACTCTTTTGACACTGAGTATCCTGAGAAGGTCATCTCCCGTGTACTTGACCCTCTGAATGAACAGGCGTTAGCTGATGCGGTGGCTGATATTGATACGCCGTTAGATATGGTGCTGGTAACAACCGGGTTACTGCATCATGGTCAGTTGCAACCTGAAAAGCGTCTGGAAGAAATTAGCGGGAATAACTTTTTGCAGTTAATGCAGGTAAATGCATTAGTACCTATGTTGGTTGCCCGGTATTTTCTGCCGTTGTTTCATCCCAGACGTCGAAGTGTATTTGCGGCATTGTCTGCCCGGGTTGGCAGTATTTCAGATAATCGTTTAGGCGGCTGGTATAGCTACCGTGCAAGTAAAGCGGCTCTTAATATGCTGTTAAAAAATATGGCGATTGAAGTCCGGCGTACCCGGTCTGAGATGATTGTATGCGGATTACATCCCGGCACAGTGGATAGTCATTTATCGCAGCCTTTTCAACGTAATGTACCATCCGATAAGTTATTCACAGCCGAGTATTCTGCGGCGTGTTTATTACAGGTGATTGATCAGCTGAGCCCGGAAGATTCCGGACAGGTATTTGCCTGGGATGGTCAGCCAGTAGGTGCCTGA
- a CDS encoding haloacid dehalogenase type II — protein MATLAFDVYGTLIDTQGVVSLLEQMIGGQAQQFSRHWREKQLEYSFRRGLMQDYQPFSICTRDALQFTDTLMATELSTEQQQQLLQSYGTLPAFSDAQPALDALQQAGHQLYAFSNGQAEAVDQLLRHADIRDYFQSIVSVDAVHSFKPSPSVYQHFLHQSRSHSNKTWLISGNPFDITGARHAGWHAAWIRRDPDQPFDPWEQQPDITLSGLEALHAHLKPA, from the coding sequence ATGGCGACACTGGCATTCGATGTTTACGGTACGCTTATTGATACTCAGGGAGTTGTATCACTGCTGGAGCAGATGATTGGTGGGCAAGCCCAACAATTCTCCCGCCACTGGCGGGAAAAGCAACTGGAGTATAGTTTCCGTCGCGGTCTGATGCAGGACTACCAACCGTTCAGTATCTGCACCCGGGATGCACTGCAGTTTACTGATACCCTGATGGCCACTGAACTTAGCACAGAGCAGCAACAACAGCTGTTACAGTCTTACGGTACATTGCCCGCATTCAGCGACGCCCAGCCCGCATTAGATGCATTACAACAGGCAGGGCATCAGCTATACGCCTTTTCCAATGGTCAGGCTGAAGCCGTTGACCAACTACTCCGGCACGCAGATATCCGGGATTATTTTCAAAGCATCGTCAGTGTGGATGCTGTACACAGCTTTAAACCTTCACCCAGTGTCTATCAGCACTTCTTGCATCAAAGCCGCAGCCACAGTAACAAAACCTGGCTGATTTCCGGCAATCCTTTTGATATCACCGGAGCACGCCACGCCGGCTGGCACGCTGCCTGGATCCGCCGGGACCCAGACCAACCCTTCGATCCATGGGAGCAACAGCCCGATATCACACTCTCAGGGCTGGAAGCACTCCACGCACACTTAAAACCAGCCTAA
- a CDS encoding ChrR family anti-sigma-E factor, with the protein MNIRHHLDEATLLSYAAGSLSQGMALVVACHLSMCPHCRERANAQEAIGGSLLEDLKPAELSDDVLNNMLAMLDSPAAAPAELPVAPKPQSDSRLPAPLGDYLGCDLDKVPWKRIVSGISYYDLDCQSGGVSRLMRIAPGKNLLPHTHEGNELTLVLEGSFCDEIGRFARGDVADLDEQVEHQPLVDSNTDCICLIATDAPLKFTSLLGRLVQPVTGF; encoded by the coding sequence ATGAATATCCGTCACCATCTTGATGAGGCAACTTTGCTGAGTTATGCCGCAGGCTCTCTGTCTCAGGGCATGGCTTTGGTTGTCGCCTGTCATTTATCTATGTGCCCGCATTGCCGGGAAAGAGCCAATGCGCAGGAAGCTATCGGCGGTTCCTTGCTGGAAGATCTGAAACCGGCAGAACTGTCTGACGATGTTTTAAATAATATGTTGGCGATGCTGGATTCACCGGCTGCAGCGCCTGCTGAACTTCCGGTTGCTCCAAAGCCACAGTCTGATAGCCGTTTACCTGCTCCGTTAGGGGATTATCTGGGTTGTGATCTGGATAAGGTTCCCTGGAAGAGAATTGTTTCAGGTATCAGTTATTACGATCTGGACTGTCAGTCTGGTGGCGTCTCCCGTCTGATGCGAATTGCGCCGGGAAAAAATCTATTACCGCATACTCATGAAGGAAATGAGCTGACACTGGTTCTTGAAGGGTCCTTCTGTGATGAAATCGGCCGTTTTGCCAGAGGTGATGTGGCTGATCTCGATGAGCAGGTTGAACATCAGCCGCTGGTGGACAGCAATACCGACTGTATTTGTCTGATTGCTACTGATGCTCCTCTGAAATTTACCAGCTTGCTGGGACGTCTGGTCCAGCCTGTTACCGGGTTCTGA
- a CDS encoding SDR family NAD(P)-dependent oxidoreductase — protein MSGSYDFSDKTVIVTGASQGIGAAICEQFLTAGATVIQACRSKPVNHHSNAYWQPTDLADPAQIDALFDRIINDFGQLDVLINNAGVQLAKTVDMTSNEEWQWLSDINMRAPFMCCRRAVQIMKKQGKGAIVNIGSIGGITADHELAIYNASKAWMHGLTKAIATDHGKQGIRCNAVCPTWTMTEMSTEFFDAEPNPKAARQGVSRRHPLQRLANPDEIAHACLWLASDQASFISGQLLSVDGGMTASSAVDPVIDISGVQN, from the coding sequence ATGTCTGGCAGTTATGATTTTTCCGACAAAACGGTCATTGTCACTGGTGCCAGTCAGGGTATTGGTGCCGCCATTTGTGAACAGTTTCTCACGGCCGGTGCGACAGTCATCCAGGCGTGTCGGAGTAAGCCCGTTAATCATCATTCAAACGCTTACTGGCAACCGACAGACCTGGCAGATCCGGCACAAATCGATGCTCTTTTCGACAGAATAATTAACGACTTCGGCCAGCTGGACGTGCTCATCAATAATGCCGGTGTGCAACTGGCAAAAACTGTTGATATGACCAGCAATGAAGAATGGCAATGGCTCAGCGATATCAACATGCGGGCCCCTTTTATGTGCTGTCGCCGAGCCGTACAGATCATGAAAAAACAGGGTAAGGGAGCAATCGTCAATATCGGCTCAATTGGTGGAATAACCGCCGACCATGAACTAGCTATTTATAATGCCTCTAAAGCCTGGATGCATGGTCTTACCAAAGCAATTGCAACAGATCACGGCAAACAGGGTATCCGCTGTAATGCGGTGTGCCCGACCTGGACTATGACAGAGATGTCGACAGAGTTTTTTGATGCGGAGCCAAACCCAAAGGCAGCCAGACAGGGTGTGTCACGTCGCCATCCGCTGCAGCGATTAGCAAACCCGGATGAAATAGCCCATGCCTGCCTCTGGCTGGCCAGTGATCAGGCAAGCTTCATCAGCGGTCAGTTACTCAGTGTTGACGGTGGTATGACTGCCAGCTCAGCAGTTGATCCGGTGATTGATATCAGCGGTGTACAAAACTGA
- a CDS encoding benzoate/H(+) symporter BenE family transporter — MRQWLNLSHISTGFVVVLVGYTSSAVIVFQAAAAAGASAAELSSWLWALGIGMGATSIGLSLYYKKPVVTAWSTPGAALLVTSLAGLDMAQAIGVFLFSSGLIALCGLTGWFNLIMRQVPVCLAAAMLGGVLLNFGLDLFLAADTSLWLVIAMLGSYLLLKPVLPRYCIPLVLCVGIAGCVIGGELAWQSVDFELAVPLFIMPEFSWSALIGVGIPLFVVTMASQNVPGVAVIRANGYDTPISPLISTTGLTGVLLAPFGGFSFCLAAITAAICMSEEADPDAEQRYRSSVWAGVFYVFAGVFGATVAALFAAFPQALIMCIAGLALLSTIANSLSAAFTEAAHREAAMLTFLLTASGVSLLGVSSAFWGLLLGLLAYHSRKLWQPVTRAAANTAPKS; from the coding sequence ATGCGGCAATGGTTAAATCTTTCCCATATATCCACAGGGTTTGTCGTGGTGCTGGTGGGCTATACAAGTTCGGCAGTGATTGTGTTTCAGGCAGCGGCAGCAGCAGGGGCGTCAGCCGCTGAACTCAGTTCCTGGTTGTGGGCGCTGGGAATTGGTATGGGGGCTACCAGCATTGGCTTGTCTCTGTATTACAAAAAGCCCGTTGTCACCGCCTGGTCGACACCGGGTGCTGCTTTGTTGGTGACGTCATTAGCAGGACTGGATATGGCGCAGGCAATAGGTGTGTTTCTGTTCAGCTCCGGACTGATTGCGCTATGTGGGCTCACAGGCTGGTTCAACCTGATTATGCGACAGGTGCCTGTATGTCTGGCGGCGGCCATGCTGGGCGGAGTGCTGCTGAATTTTGGACTGGACTTATTTTTAGCCGCAGATACAAGTTTGTGGCTGGTTATCGCAATGTTGGGAAGCTATTTGCTGTTAAAGCCGGTGTTGCCGCGTTACTGCATTCCGCTGGTGTTATGTGTGGGTATTGCCGGTTGTGTGATTGGTGGCGAACTTGCATGGCAAAGTGTGGACTTCGAGTTGGCTGTACCTCTGTTCATCATGCCTGAGTTCAGCTGGTCTGCGCTTATAGGCGTCGGCATTCCCTTGTTTGTGGTAACGATGGCTTCACAGAATGTGCCGGGCGTTGCAGTTATCCGGGCGAATGGATATGACACTCCCATTTCCCCTCTGATATCCACTACCGGCCTGACGGGGGTATTACTGGCGCCGTTTGGGGGTTTTTCATTCTGCCTGGCAGCGATTACAGCGGCGATCTGTATGAGTGAAGAAGCTGATCCGGATGCTGAACAACGCTACAGAAGCTCTGTCTGGGCAGGTGTGTTTTATGTGTTTGCCGGTGTGTTCGGTGCCACAGTTGCGGCTTTATTTGCAGCTTTTCCACAGGCGCTGATTATGTGTATTGCGGGTCTTGCGTTGTTATCGACGATTGCTAACAGCCTGAGCGCTGCATTTACTGAAGCAGCGCACCGGGAGGCTGCTATGCTGACGTTTCTGCTGACTGCATCGGGTGTCAGTTTACTGGGGGTTAGCAGTGCCTTCTGGGGGTTGTTACTGGGATTACTTGCATATCACAGTCGTAAGCTCTGGCAGCCGGTAACCAGGGCAGCGGCGAATACTGCTCCTAAAAGCTAA
- a CDS encoding TIGR02450 family Trp-rich protein — translation MRPLNPNKLLLSKWTAVLPQNKERHFMVTELIRDDAELITGCILQAVINGHDYNIDWRELKNSEHWQQGWK, via the coding sequence ATGCGTCCATTGAATCCGAACAAACTGTTACTGAGTAAGTGGACGGCAGTATTGCCGCAAAACAAAGAACGACACTTTATGGTGACAGAGTTGATTCGCGATGATGCAGAATTGATAACCGGCTGCATTTTGCAGGCGGTTATTAATGGCCATGATTACAACATTGACTGGCGTGAGCTAAAAAACAGTGAACATTGGCAGCAGGGCTGGAAATAA
- a CDS encoding DUF3833 domain-containing protein, which translates to MDYQPSPLNTSSAMPDMHGVSAESEFRLPQRLDIFNYFQGKTLAYGIFEDRFGKLRRSFKVYIQGDIDGQKLRLTEDFQYDDGEKSQRVWLITDQGDCVYSGEAEDILGAASGLQESHYLYWRYSMNLEIQGRAWKVQFDDRMYLLNEKVMVNRARVSKWGLTLGTVSIFFSKQ; encoded by the coding sequence ATGGACTATCAACCTTCCCCCCTTAATACGTCTTCAGCTATGCCTGACATGCATGGCGTATCTGCTGAATCAGAATTCCGGTTACCGCAGCGTTTGGATATCTTTAATTATTTTCAGGGCAAGACGCTGGCTTACGGGATATTTGAAGACCGCTTTGGCAAGCTCAGACGCAGTTTTAAAGTCTATATTCAGGGCGATATAGATGGACAGAAGTTACGGCTTACAGAAGATTTTCAGTATGACGACGGTGAGAAGAGTCAGCGGGTATGGTTGATCACTGATCAGGGTGACTGTGTGTATTCCGGAGAAGCTGAAGACATTCTTGGCGCAGCCAGTGGGCTGCAGGAAAGCCATTATCTGTATTGGCGTTATAGCATGAATCTGGAAATACAGGGGCGTGCCTGGAAAGTGCAGTTTGATGATCGCATGTATTTATTGAATGAAAAGGTAATGGTAAACCGCGCCCGGGTCAGTAAATGGGGGCTGACTTTAGGGACGGTAAGTATCTTTTTTTCAAAGCAGTAA
- a CDS encoding response regulator transcription factor, which yields MENISVLLVEDNPDLAGSLADYLSETGFEVDFAFNGQSCLELLKEDNSYQAIIMDIMMPVKDGLTTCRELRESYHINTPVLFLTARDSLEDKLTGFASGGDDYVVKPFAPEEIAVRLRALLKRQLVESGGVQQYADLRVDYRLREVNRQGQSIHLYELQFRLLALLLRMAPEPVSKMQLEAELWPEGPPGSDPLRIHIYNLRKVLDEPFQHQLIKTVHGRGYRIAIPE from the coding sequence GTGGAAAATATCAGTGTACTTTTAGTGGAAGATAACCCTGATCTGGCCGGATCATTGGCGGATTATCTTTCCGAGACAGGCTTTGAAGTGGATTTTGCGTTCAACGGTCAGAGCTGTCTTGAGTTGCTGAAAGAGGATAATAGTTATCAGGCGATCATCATGGATATCATGATGCCGGTAAAAGATGGCCTGACTACCTGTCGTGAGCTGCGTGAAAGTTACCACATAAATACGCCTGTACTGTTTCTTACCGCAAGGGACAGCCTTGAAGATAAACTGACGGGTTTTGCCAGTGGCGGCGATGATTATGTCGTAAAGCCTTTTGCACCGGAAGAGATCGCCGTGCGTCTGAGGGCTTTGTTGAAGCGGCAGCTGGTTGAGTCGGGTGGCGTACAGCAGTACGCAGATCTACGGGTGGATTATCGCCTGCGTGAGGTTAACCGCCAGGGGCAGAGTATCCATCTCTATGAATTACAGTTTCGCTTGCTGGCTTTATTACTGCGGATGGCACCGGAGCCGGTCAGCAAGATGCAGCTGGAAGCTGAGCTTTGGCCGGAAGGGCCTCCGGGGAGTGATCCGCTACGGATTCACATCTATAACCTGCGCAAAGTGTTAGATGAGCCTTTCCAGCATCAGCTGATCAAAACTGTACATGGCAGGGGGTATCGAATTGCTATCCCTGAATAA
- a CDS encoding sensor histidine kinase, with the protein MAGGIELLSLNKSFFRRVTLILMTFIVLLTGLYTLIVSVVVGTTEDYILQAYLQNERQSFISQYQLDASTPLPSSSYLQVFRAGDISLPTAVSMLSEGNYELNEREGVHVLVTDLPDGDRLYFLLEERRFSLATEFESRMKSALWLVAFCMTVVGLLLAIWIARMISRPVLLLASELQGDLPDERSFHGANRQDEIGLLSRVLSDLVKRLTRSLQTEKAFTRHTSHELRTPLGIIRNSLAVLKLPGCSAEKQLRSVQRIERACEQSERITNAFLLLGNSQQRLECEVVDLNKCLRLMLEEYQPLALSRGIDYRISGGASIIAPPALLNVLLENLLRNALNYGEDFLQIQLSGHRLQMLNPVSTAMSEQDSYGYGLEIVCRICERCNWQLSSGYQQQSFCVDIQFTPP; encoded by the coding sequence ATGGCAGGGGGTATCGAATTGCTATCCCTGAATAAGTCATTTTTTCGCCGCGTAACGCTGATCTTGATGACGTTTATTGTGCTGCTAACCGGCCTTTATACTCTGATTGTTTCAGTAGTGGTGGGTACTACTGAAGACTACATCTTACAGGCGTACCTGCAGAACGAACGGCAATCCTTTATCAGTCAGTATCAGCTGGATGCCTCAACACCGTTACCATCCAGCAGTTATTTGCAGGTGTTTCGGGCTGGAGACATAAGCTTGCCGACGGCTGTCAGTATGCTATCTGAAGGCAATTATGAGCTGAATGAAAGGGAAGGAGTACATGTTCTGGTAACAGATTTACCGGATGGCGACCGATTGTATTTTCTGCTCGAAGAACGGCGCTTTAGCCTTGCGACTGAGTTTGAATCGAGGATGAAATCAGCTCTCTGGTTAGTGGCTTTTTGTATGACAGTTGTTGGGCTTTTACTGGCGATCTGGATCGCCAGAATGATCAGTCGCCCAGTACTCCTGCTGGCATCTGAATTACAGGGAGACTTACCGGATGAACGCTCATTTCACGGTGCAAACCGACAGGATGAAATAGGACTGTTAAGCCGGGTGTTGAGTGACCTTGTAAAAAGGCTTACCCGTTCTTTACAGACCGAAAAAGCTTTTACCCGGCATACCAGTCATGAGTTGCGGACGCCTCTGGGCATTATCCGGAACTCTCTGGCGGTGCTGAAGTTACCAGGCTGTTCTGCTGAAAAGCAGCTGCGCAGCGTGCAGCGTATAGAGCGGGCCTGTGAACAGTCAGAGCGTATAACCAATGCATTTTTATTGCTGGGTAACAGTCAGCAGCGGTTGGAGTGTGAAGTTGTTGATCTGAACAAATGCCTGAGATTAATGCTGGAGGAATATCAGCCATTAGCTCTGAGTCGTGGTATTGATTACAGGATTTCCGGTGGCGCGAGCATAATTGCTCCCCCGGCGTTGTTGAATGTATTACTGGAAAACCTGCTGCGCAATGCATTGAATTATGGCGAGGACTTTCTGCAGATACAGCTGTCCGGACATCGGTTACAAATGCTTAATCCGGTGAGTACGGCGATGTCTGAACAGGACAGCTATGGATACGGGTTAGAGATTGTTTGCCGGATTTGTGAACGCTGTAACTGGCAATTAAGCAGCGGATATCAGCAACAGTCTTTCTGTGTTGATATTCAGTTTACGCCTCCTTAG
- a CDS encoding thiol-disulfide oxidoreductase DCC family protein, translating to MRKPKVFFDGSCPLCRKEIRHYQRLDKAHRLEWLDLHNAEQTLQAYDISQRQAMQLLHVIDNQNISRTGVAAFIVIWDNLPGYRHLATTVRLLHLEPLMQSLYLHFARWRFTRRCNDGCSTEL from the coding sequence GTGCGTAAACCTAAGGTGTTTTTTGACGGTAGCTGTCCCTTGTGTCGTAAAGAAATACGACATTACCAAAGACTGGATAAAGCCCATCGGCTGGAATGGCTGGATCTGCACAATGCAGAGCAGACTTTACAGGCATACGACATCAGCCAGCGTCAGGCCATGCAGTTATTACACGTGATTGATAATCAAAATATATCCCGGACCGGTGTAGCGGCTTTCATCGTTATCTGGGATAACCTGCCAGGATACCGGCATCTGGCCACAACTGTTCGGCTATTACACTTAGAGCCGTTAATGCAATCGCTATATCTTCACTTTGCCCGCTGGCGCTTTACCCGCCGCTGTAACGATGGCTGCTCAACAGAGCTATAA
- a CDS encoding AraC family transcriptional regulator: MDRLSSLLQTFTPTARQIGMLEYGPEGMLLPEGSNILFLNQGDLSIDADPDLQIKCGDLLWITHDEFRTLSSTSEDLQLLCCNMDFGPSQLNPVFDKLPPVVQIHADDQARETLNPTLQLLLLESMQQRCGQETVLNRLAEVLLVHMLRFLMKNQLLEYGVIAGLSDIRLARAITAMHNQPEQRWSVETLANEAGMSRTAFNQHFRDTVGCPPGEYLTRWRMRLACQLLENNHLSIGQIVDQLGYLSDTAFFRAFRKAVGVSPGQYRQKAIANQGIALQ, encoded by the coding sequence ATGGACCGTCTTTCATCATTGCTACAAACCTTCACGCCTACCGCCAGACAAATAGGCATGCTGGAATACGGTCCGGAGGGTATGTTGTTGCCAGAAGGCTCAAACATCCTCTTTCTTAATCAGGGTGACTTAAGCATCGATGCAGATCCCGATTTACAAATAAAGTGTGGCGACCTGCTATGGATCACTCATGATGAATTCCGCACCTTATCCAGCACCAGTGAAGACCTGCAATTACTGTGCTGTAACATGGATTTTGGCCCCAGCCAGCTAAACCCGGTATTCGATAAACTGCCACCTGTCGTGCAGATTCATGCCGATGACCAGGCCCGTGAAACCCTTAACCCCACACTGCAACTTTTACTTTTAGAAAGCATGCAGCAGCGCTGTGGCCAGGAAACGGTGCTTAACCGGCTTGCCGAAGTATTGCTGGTACACATGCTGCGTTTTCTGATGAAAAACCAGTTATTAGAATATGGCGTGATTGCCGGCTTGTCTGATATCCGCCTCGCGCGAGCAATTACAGCCATGCATAATCAGCCAGAACAGCGCTGGAGCGTAGAGACACTGGCCAACGAAGCAGGCATGTCACGAACTGCATTTAATCAGCACTTCAGAGATACTGTCGGCTGCCCGCCGGGAGAATATCTGACCCGCTGGCGGATGCGACTGGCTTGCCAACTGCTGGAAAACAACCATCTCAGCATAGGCCAGATCGTCGATCAGCTGGGCTACCTCAGCGACACAGCCTTCTTCCGCGCATTTCGCAAAGCAGTCGGTGTATCACCGGGTCAGTATCGTCAGAAGGCCATCGCAAACCAGGGTATCGCTTTACAATGA
- a CDS encoding peroxiredoxin-like family protein, whose protein sequence is MVVLKTRQAVPALNVETLNGAWSLSDQTPANFTMLVFYRGLHCPLCAKYLKELDKLAGDFAAAGVSVLALSSDDKARTEQALADWELKNINLGYGVTKEQAQAWGLHRSAGRGLTSIGIEETAEFSEPGLFLVRPDNTLYWAQISTMPFARPLFREVLGAVNFVVEKDYPARGELV, encoded by the coding sequence ATGGTTGTGCTTAAGACCCGTCAGGCTGTGCCGGCGCTGAATGTGGAAACTCTCAATGGTGCCTGGTCTTTGTCGGATCAGACGCCGGCTAATTTCACTATGCTGGTTTTTTACCGGGGTTTACATTGCCCATTGTGTGCCAAGTATTTGAAAGAACTGGATAAACTGGCGGGTGATTTTGCCGCGGCAGGTGTGTCTGTACTGGCGTTGAGCAGTGATGATAAGGCCCGTACTGAGCAGGCCCTGGCCGACTGGGAACTGAAAAATATTAATCTGGGCTACGGTGTAACAAAAGAGCAGGCTCAGGCCTGGGGTTTACACCGTTCAGCAGGACGCGGTTTAACTTCAATCGGTATTGAAGAGACTGCAGAATTCAGTGAACCGGGGTTATTCCTGGTACGCCCGGATAACACCCTGTACTGGGCGCAGATCAGCACTATGCCATTTGCCCGCCCATTATTCCGTGAAGTACTGGGTGCTGTTAACTTCGTGGTGGAAAAGGATTATCCAGCACGTGGTGAGCTGGTTTAA